A region from the Ammospiza nelsoni isolate bAmmNel1 chromosome 1, bAmmNel1.pri, whole genome shotgun sequence genome encodes:
- the TMEM170B gene encoding transmembrane protein 170B codes for MKVEAGDNSMINLSVQQVLSLWAHGTVLRSLTEMWYWVFLWALFSSLFVHGAVGVLMFVMLQRHRQGRLISVIVVSIGFLGSVTGAMITSAAVAGIYRVAGKNMAPLEALVFGVGQTVLTLIISFSRILATL; via the exons ATGAAGGTGGAAGCGGGGGACAACTCCATGATCAACCTGTCGGTGCAGCAAGTGCTGAGCCTGTGGGCTCACGGCACCGTCCTCCGCAGCCTCACGG AGATGTGGTACTGGGttttcctctgggctctcttctcctctctctttgtCCATGGTGCTGTGGGAGTGTTAATGTTTGTGATGCTGCAGAGGCATAGGCAGGGGAGGCTGATATCTGTCATTGTGGTCAGCATTGGATTTCTGGGTTCTGTAACTGGAGCAATGATAACCA GTGCTGCAGTAGCTGGAATTTACAGAGTAGCAGGAAAGAACATGGCTCCCCTAGAAGCTCTCGTCTTTGGTGTTGGACAGACAGTACTGACATTAATTATCTCATTTTCAAGAATTCTTGCAACGCTTTGA